Proteins from a genomic interval of Clostridium cochlearium:
- a CDS encoding HD-GYP domain-containing protein, translated as MDIDLNNVLLSLSIALDLAESSSVCDMGIVENHTNVNYSKHEFIYHSQKTAYIALEIAKDLQLSEHRKKILYVSSLLHDIGAASFLSSSHSSNKFMYKHCVDGSKVLKDFPFFPEVSKIVLFHHENYDGSGCLKLKGENIPLESQIIRLSDLLELIFSPNKPISSQKDYLINYVNNITPKIIAPKVAKSFLKCAKKDYFWLNLKNSFSFNFVLDSISPNLNVNMDLKKFESIAYIFSNIIDSKSVFTAKHSKNISELAYNTAKYLNYSEEKCLKMKIAGLLHDIGKLAIPTKILDKRASLTEEEFYLMKSHVYYTKVILNRINNIEDIAAWASNHHEKLNGKGYVMGYTAKDLDEESRILAVCDIYQALTEERPYKKAFSNEKAFSIINEMGNNNLICKNAINSFKHSIGLNDNI; from the coding sequence ATGGATATAGATCTAAATAATGTACTACTTTCCCTTTCTATAGCTTTAGACTTAGCCGAATCAAGCTCTGTATGTGATATGGGAATAGTGGAAAACCATACAAATGTAAATTATTCAAAACATGAATTTATATATCATTCTCAAAAAACAGCTTATATTGCATTAGAAATTGCAAAAGATCTTCAACTATCAGAACATAGGAAGAAAATATTATATGTTTCTTCTTTGCTTCATGATATAGGTGCCGCTTCCTTCTTAAGTTCTAGTCATTCTAGTAATAAATTTATGTATAAACATTGTGTAGATGGTTCAAAAGTCTTAAAAGATTTTCCTTTTTTTCCCGAAGTATCTAAAATAGTTTTATTTCATCACGAAAATTATGATGGAAGTGGCTGTTTGAAACTAAAGGGAGAAAATATTCCATTAGAAAGTCAAATAATTAGGCTTTCTGATCTATTGGAGTTAATATTTTCACCTAATAAGCCTATATCTTCTCAAAAAGATTATTTAATTAATTATGTAAATAATATTACTCCAAAGATTATAGCTCCTAAAGTTGCAAAAAGCTTTTTAAAATGTGCTAAAAAGGATTACTTTTGGTTAAATCTTAAGAATTCCTTTTCTTTTAATTTTGTGCTAGATTCAATATCTCCTAACTTAAATGTAAATATGGACTTAAAAAAATTTGAATCCATTGCCTATATTTTTTCTAACATAATAGATAGTAAGAGTGTATTTACAGCTAAACATTCTAAAAATATTAGTGAATTGGCTTATAATACAGCAAAATACTTAAACTATTCAGAAGAAAAATGTTTGAAAATGAAAATTGCAGGATTACTTCATGATATAGGTAAATTAGCTATTCCAACTAAAATATTGGATAAAAGAGCTTCCCTTACTGAAGAAGAATTTTATTTAATGAAATCTCATGTATATTATACTAAGGTAATATTAAATAGAATAAATAATATAGAGGATATTGCCGCTTGGGCTTCTAATCATCATGAAAAACTAAATGGTAAAGGATATGTTATGGGATATACTGCTAAAGACTTAGATGAGGAATCTCGAATACTAGCCGTATGCGATATATATCAAGCTTTAACTGAGGAAAGACCTTATAAAAAAGCTTTCTCTAATGAAAAAGCTTTTTCTATAATAAATGAAATGGGAAATAATAATCTTATATGCAAAAATGCAATTAACTCTTTTAAACACAGTATAGGATTAAATGATAATATATAA
- a CDS encoding NAD(P)/FAD-dependent oxidoreductase: MYDVVIIGAGITGSAIARELSKYKLNTCVLERCNDIGMGTSKANSAIVHPGEDPKPGTLKAKLNVKGNAMYEKLSKELDFPFKRTGSLVLCFDEKDLDKLKLLKEQGEKNGVPGMEILNREETLKLEPNLSDYVVASLHLPSGGIMCPFRANIAFAENAYTNGVEFKLNTEVKNIVKKENKYIIETNNGNLESKIVINAAGVYADKINNMVSENKIKITPRKGEYCLFDKMVGDTVSRTIFQLPTKLGKGVLVTPTVDGNLLVGPNALDIEDKEDLTTDKESLDYILDKAKMSIKEVPTSFIITSFSGLRAKGHTGDFIIGEAEDAKNFINVAAIESPGLSSAPAIAEMVEDIVVEKLSPEKNDKFNPRREILKRFEDMTNEEREEAVKENPLYGNIVCRCEMVTEAEIVDAIRRPLGARDLDGVKRRSRAGAGRCQAGFCTPKLVDILSRELEKLPKDVTKFGGKSQLIIGGRNKDNI, from the coding sequence ATGTACGATGTTGTAATTATTGGAGCTGGTATAACAGGAAGTGCAATAGCTAGAGAATTATCTAAGTATAAGTTAAATACTTGTGTTTTAGAAAGATGTAATGATATAGGAATGGGAACTTCTAAAGCTAATAGTGCTATAGTTCACCCAGGAGAGGATCCAAAACCTGGAACTTTAAAAGCTAAATTAAACGTAAAGGGAAATGCTATGTATGAAAAACTTTCAAAGGAATTAGATTTCCCTTTTAAGAGAACTGGCTCTCTAGTTTTATGCTTTGATGAAAAGGATTTAGATAAGTTAAAGTTGTTGAAAGAACAAGGAGAAAAAAATGGCGTACCTGGCATGGAAATATTAAATAGAGAAGAAACATTAAAATTAGAGCCTAATTTATCTGACTATGTAGTTGCATCTTTACATTTACCATCTGGTGGCATTATGTGTCCATTTAGAGCCAACATAGCTTTTGCAGAAAATGCTTATACAAATGGTGTAGAATTTAAACTAAATACTGAAGTTAAAAATATAGTAAAAAAAGAAAATAAGTATATTATAGAAACCAATAATGGAAATTTAGAAAGCAAAATAGTTATAAATGCAGCTGGAGTTTATGCGGACAAAATTAATAATATGGTAAGCGAAAATAAAATAAAAATAACTCCAAGAAAGGGAGAATACTGCCTATTTGATAAAATGGTTGGGGATACAGTTTCAAGAACTATATTCCAATTGCCAACTAAACTTGGAAAAGGAGTGCTTGTTACACCTACAGTGGACGGTAATTTACTTGTAGGACCAAACGCATTAGATATTGAAGATAAAGAAGATTTGACAACAGATAAGGAATCCTTAGACTATATTTTGGACAAGGCTAAAATGAGTATAAAAGAAGTACCTACATCTTTTATAATAACATCATTTAGTGGATTAAGAGCAAAAGGACATACTGGAGATTTTATTATAGGGGAAGCAGAAGACGCTAAAAACTTTATAAATGTTGCGGCTATAGAATCCCCAGGACTATCTAGTGCTCCAGCTATAGCTGAAATGGTAGAAGATATAGTAGTAGAAAAACTTTCACCAGAAAAGAATGATAAATTTAATCCAAGAAGAGAAATTCTTAAGAGATTCGAAGACATGACTAATGAAGAGAGAGAAGAGGCAGTGAAGGAAAATCCTTTATATGGAAATATTGTCTGCAGATGTGAAATGGTTACTGAAGCGGAAATCGTAGATGCAATAAGAAGGCCACTAGGTGCTAGGGATCTAGATGGAGTTAAGAGAAGAAGTAGAGCAGGAGCTGGAAGATGTCAAGCAGGCTTTTGTACTCCTAAATTAGTTGATATACTATCAAGAGAATTAGAAAAACTACCAAAGGATGTAACAAAGTTTGGTGGAAAATCACAACTTATTATTGGTGGCAGAAACAAGGATAATATATAA
- a CDS encoding metal ABC transporter substrate-binding protein, which translates to MKKIYRFITLIIIMFIFSGCFSKEEYNPAGVLTVDKLENQNLGIVVTDKLLYYMTRKITGERHFVEYIFKDRNMERNFKATKDNLNSVSKEDLFIYNGLDVEPWFNEFTSKLDKNKVGVINISRGINLINYTKEKKHNGNNILRNPYYWMNIDNYKIALLNIKNSIQDKDPKNRDYYEENFQQEIKELSLLEKMASDVKIKLKEYTVYYGEEDLEYFTRYLGINSIKLNTNKDENHLLLEKSKDESNVIFLYNDVEKYKEYEEFINTYKIKPIRVLFLNENANYIDTLKYDLKILREV; encoded by the coding sequence TTGAAAAAAATTTATAGATTTATAACTTTAATAATTATTATGTTTATATTTTCAGGTTGCTTTTCAAAGGAAGAGTACAATCCCGCAGGAGTATTAACTGTGGATAAACTTGAAAATCAAAACTTGGGTATAGTTGTTACGGATAAATTATTATATTATATGACAAGAAAAATAACTGGAGAAAGACATTTTGTAGAGTACATTTTTAAGGATAGAAATATGGAAAGAAATTTTAAAGCTACAAAAGACAACTTAAATAGTGTAAGTAAAGAAGATCTATTTATTTATAATGGACTCGATGTAGAACCATGGTTTAATGAATTTACTTCTAAATTAGATAAAAATAAAGTAGGAGTAATAAACATATCTAGAGGTATTAATTTAATAAACTATACAAAGGAGAAAAAGCATAATGGAAATAATATATTACGAAATCCATATTATTGGATGAATATAGATAATTATAAAATAGCTTTGCTAAATATAAAAAATTCAATACAAGATAAAGATCCTAAAAATAGAGATTACTATGAAGAAAACTTTCAACAAGAAATTAAAGAATTATCATTATTAGAAAAAATGGCAAGTGATGTTAAAATAAAGTTAAAAGAATATACTGTATATTATGGAGAGGAAGATTTAGAGTATTTTACCAGATATTTAGGGATTAATTCTATAAAATTGAATACGAATAAAGATGAAAATCATTTACTATTAGAAAAATCAAAGGATGAGAGTAATGTTATATTTTTATACAATGATGTGGAAAAATATAAAGAATATGAGGAGTTTATAAACACTTATAAAATAAAACCTATAAGGGTCTTATTTTTAAATGAAAATGCTAATTATATAGATACACTAAAGTATGATTTAAAAATTCTAAGAGAGGTATAA
- the tsaE gene encoding tRNA (adenosine(37)-N6)-threonylcarbamoyltransferase complex ATPase subunit type 1 TsaE, with product MIFTINSIDETISLGEQIGKLANAGDIICLEGDLGTGKTHLTKGIAKGLNIDDNITSPTFNIVNEYEGRLKFYHFDVYRVNDPDEIYAIGFDEYIFSDAVTVIEWSNYIEELIPEEHMKILIEKDSKDNFNSRKITITPFGERYNYIKEISL from the coding sequence ATGATTTTTACGATTAACAGTATAGATGAAACTATTAGTCTTGGTGAACAAATAGGCAAATTAGCAAATGCTGGTGATATAATATGTTTGGAAGGTGATTTAGGTACTGGTAAAACTCATTTAACTAAGGGAATTGCTAAAGGTTTAAATATAGATGATAATATAACAAGCCCTACTTTCAATATTGTAAATGAGTATGAGGGAAGATTAAAATTTTATCATTTTGATGTATATAGAGTAAATGACCCTGATGAAATATATGCTATAGGATTTGATGAATATATATTTAGTGATGCCGTTACCGTAATTGAATGGTCTAATTACATCGAAGAACTTATTCCAGAAGAACATATGAAAATATTAATAGAAAAAGATTCTAAAGATAATTTTAATTCTAGAAAGATAACAATAACACCTTTTGGTGAAAGATATAATTACATAAAGGAGATAAGTCTATGA
- a CDS encoding zinc ribbon domain-containing protein: MFFIGIFGIDERKKDIKLVQNLVCKACGNMTTYKLIKVNKVFHIFFIPIFKWDKRYFLISRCCNSVFAIPNNLGEDLENNEDIDIKDKDLQQINSYGNANEKICGNCNNVVQSNFRYCPHCGNKMD, from the coding sequence ATGTTTTTTATCGGCATATTTGGCATAGATGAAAGAAAAAAAGATATAAAGTTAGTGCAGAATTTAGTATGTAAAGCTTGTGGAAATATGACCACTTATAAATTAATCAAGGTAAATAAGGTGTTTCATATTTTCTTTATTCCCATATTCAAATGGGATAAACGATACTTTTTAATATCTAGATGTTGTAATTCGGTTTTTGCTATACCTAATAATTTAGGTGAGGATTTAGAGAATAATGAAGATATAGATATTAAAGATAAGGATTTACAACAAATAAATTCATATGGAAATGCCAATGAAAAGATTTGCGGTAATTGCAATAATGTAGTGCAATCAAATTTTAGATATTGTCCACATTGTGGTAATAAAATGGATTAG